One region of Armatimonadota bacterium genomic DNA includes:
- the ccsA gene encoding cytochrome c biogenesis protein CcsA, whose product MPDSSLLIKLAAVLFGLAGVFYIWRVFVCETAGRLVSLIPIVGSIILCFGVVGRSVEMQQVPFTNLSGALAFMALALAVIYLLMEQRRRIGALGTFVFGVATIALLISIFAPQQINLIPLTAPTNLWGMIHFGASLLAYVAFTLAFLASITYMLQEYMLKRKQITRLQRHLPSLDMMDDLAYRMVTLGFLLLTVGIIAGVLWVQSTLRELLVSKGIWLLITWLVYAAYLHVRVVRGWQGKWSNRLLVLGFACILAGFISVLVACFGADSTYFNLHRFEW is encoded by the coding sequence ATGCCTGACAGTAGCTTGTTAATCAAATTGGCAGCGGTTCTTTTTGGCTTGGCGGGCGTATTTTATATTTGGCGGGTCTTTGTGTGCGAAACAGCTGGTAGACTTGTATCCTTAATTCCCATCGTCGGTTCTATTATCCTTTGCTTCGGAGTGGTCGGTCGCAGTGTTGAGATGCAGCAAGTGCCGTTTACCAATTTGTCGGGAGCGCTAGCGTTCATGGCCCTGGCACTGGCAGTAATATATCTTCTTATGGAGCAACGGCGGCGGATTGGAGCGCTTGGAACCTTTGTGTTTGGAGTGGCAACAATTGCACTTCTGATTAGTATTTTTGCGCCCCAGCAGATAAATTTGATCCCGTTAACGGCGCCAACAAACCTTTGGGGCATGATACACTTTGGGGCGAGCTTGCTAGCTTATGTTGCTTTCACTCTTGCTTTTTTGGCTTCAATTACATACATGCTTCAGGAGTACATGCTCAAGAGAAAGCAAATCACTCGGTTGCAGAGGCATTTGCCGTCCCTGGATATGATGGACGATTTAGCGTACCGAATGGTGACGCTTGGATTCTTACTGCTCACAGTTGGAATTATTGCCGGTGTTTTGTGGGTCCAATCTACTTTGAGAGAGCTTTTGGTCTCGAAAGGCATCTGGCTTTTAATTACATGGCTTGTCTATGCAGCCTACCTGCATGTGAGAGTAGTTCGTGGGTGGCAAGGGAAATGGTCGAACCGACTTTTGGTTCTCGGATTTGCGTGCATTCTTGCTGGCTTTATAAGTGTCTTGGTTGCATGCTTTGGAGCAGATTCCACCTATTTTAATCTGCATAGATTTGAGTGGTAA
- the hemA gene encoding glutamyl-tRNA reductase has protein sequence MVVGLSHKIAPIELREKLFVSEQQLPTVLANLKDSTAISECAILSTCNRTEVYVCASAPDADTSIKTFLSRISGLLNEELTPKLYVHRGHKAAAHLFRVASGVDSMVIGEQQILGQVKTAYAIASKHGASGPVLNTLFQQAITVGKRARTETEIARGAFSIGSVAVQLARSIFEELSERTVLVIGAGKMAELAITHLVSCGVKSVLVANRTHEKAEHLASEFNGQAVRFDNLQTALVKADIVITSTGAPEPIISQNLVLSVMRARRGRPIFFIDIAVPRDIEQTVGLIDNVFAYDIDDLQKVLEVGEVARRAEIAKVEALIAEQVDEFMRWFRMRDVVPIITDLQKKYEEICDGEMKKLRRKLEHLSEDEWNAIVVAARSIVRKVMHQPLTCIKQCAESEDSSDRLSFLRELFGIQADESKTDEKIDGS, from the coding sequence ATGGTCGTCGGCCTGAGCCACAAGATTGCGCCGATTGAGCTGCGGGAAAAACTGTTTGTTTCAGAGCAACAGCTTCCGACCGTACTTGCCAATTTAAAAGATTCAACTGCAATTTCCGAGTGCGCCATTCTTTCCACATGCAATCGTACTGAGGTTTACGTTTGCGCGTCTGCCCCCGATGCCGATACTTCCATCAAGACATTTTTAAGCAGAATTAGTGGTCTCTTAAACGAGGAACTCACGCCGAAACTCTATGTTCACCGCGGCCATAAAGCCGCTGCCCACTTGTTTCGCGTTGCATCGGGGGTTGATTCGATGGTTATCGGCGAGCAACAGATTCTCGGCCAGGTAAAAACTGCATACGCTATTGCTTCTAAGCATGGCGCAAGCGGGCCAGTGTTGAACACCCTTTTCCAGCAAGCGATTACAGTCGGCAAGAGGGCGAGGACAGAAACCGAAATTGCACGCGGAGCGTTCTCCATTGGCTCGGTTGCAGTTCAACTTGCACGCTCGATATTCGAGGAGCTTTCCGAACGAACGGTTCTAGTCATCGGTGCGGGCAAGATGGCTGAGCTGGCAATTACCCATCTTGTTTCATGCGGTGTTAAATCTGTTTTGGTGGCAAACCGCACCCATGAGAAAGCCGAACATCTTGCTTCGGAATTCAACGGCCAAGCCGTAAGGTTTGATAACCTTCAAACCGCACTTGTGAAAGCCGATATAGTAATTACTTCCACCGGCGCGCCTGAGCCCATTATTTCTCAGAATCTAGTTCTCTCTGTAATGCGTGCAAGGCGCGGCCGCCCAATCTTCTTTATTGATATAGCTGTCCCAAGAGACATTGAGCAAACAGTTGGCTTGATTGATAACGTTTTTGCTTACGACATAGACGACCTCCAAAAAGTTCTTGAAGTTGGAGAGGTAGCCCGCCGAGCAGAGATTGCCAAGGTTGAGGCGTTGATTGCCGAACAAGTAGACGAATTCATGCGCTGGTTTCGCATGCGTGATGTAGTGCCGATTATTACTGATCTTCAAAAGAAATATGAGGAAATCTGCGATGGGGAAATGAAAAAGCTCAGAAGAAAACTTGAGCATCTTTCCGAAGACGAATGGAATGCAATTGTAGTGGCGGCACGGTCAATAGTGCGCAAAGTTATGCACCAGCCATTGACTTGTATCAAACAATGTGCTGAGTCTGAAGATTCCTCAGATAGGCTCAGTTTTTTGCGAGAGCTGTTTGGCATTCAGGCAGATGAATCGAAAACCGACGAAAAGATTGATGGGAGTTAG
- a CDS encoding beta-galactosidase, which yields MKSLIIKTALCLFSLNIALSVFAGPIRPQDPLRLPDGQLLKSIYFFGHWWDPWKSDDAILAAELKKIKDLGFNTICVDHEVSQAVDRDWYWLDREYKLAGQEKVYILPWLQLQAVDRQNLMKFSHLQLKPAVNQDKQVEEGCILFQDGEFRKALAHYVSVYLDRYGNDPSLLRVKVGGKLLPVVGLCVETGWRNEQGLPLSFDEETNAYFRKWMRSSYHDLAELNKKWGTNYKSFDEIDPCDKTIFNYAFEDKQNMPMAVREHVTFRARLIADALADVAQRVKKKHKDVLFLAEVAYPFSIDHPDANVFRWNNANLARIVNFADIVMIRTVGNMSSGAVKKEQDLLILDGKKLILAYRFFGDSTPERAAAFAVDCAISANGLGYYNWNEMSDSSSAIYDKPDRQGFARLMNFTYDMIYDPSRREAAPSAPITTDTSTPPDNSAELATESAPVPAEPANPDAPSETATPPEAPVAPAPITPPAP from the coding sequence ATGAAATCCCTAATCATTAAAACCGCCCTTTGCCTATTTTCCTTGAACATTGCTTTGTCTGTTTTCGCAGGACCAATCAGACCCCAGGATCCATTGAGGCTACCAGATGGACAACTCTTAAAGTCAATATACTTCTTCGGTCATTGGTGGGACCCTTGGAAGAGCGACGATGCAATCCTTGCCGCCGAACTCAAGAAAATTAAGGACCTTGGGTTCAATACAATTTGCGTAGACCACGAAGTAAGTCAAGCGGTAGATAGGGATTGGTACTGGCTTGACCGCGAATACAAGTTGGCTGGGCAAGAGAAAGTTTATATATTACCCTGGCTTCAACTCCAGGCTGTAGACCGCCAAAACTTAATGAAATTCTCGCATTTACAGCTCAAGCCAGCGGTTAATCAAGACAAGCAGGTAGAAGAAGGCTGCATTTTATTCCAAGATGGCGAATTCAGAAAAGCACTCGCGCATTATGTGTCAGTATATCTAGACAGATATGGCAATGACCCCTCCTTGCTACGTGTGAAGGTCGGTGGGAAGCTCCTTCCGGTAGTGGGCTTATGTGTTGAGACTGGCTGGCGGAATGAACAAGGGCTACCCCTTTCTTTCGACGAAGAGACAAATGCATATTTCCGCAAATGGATGCGCTCGTCATATCACGACTTAGCTGAATTAAACAAAAAATGGGGGACAAACTACAAAAGCTTCGATGAGATTGACCCCTGCGATAAGACAATCTTTAATTATGCATTCGAAGATAAGCAAAACATGCCAATGGCTGTGCGCGAACATGTAACGTTCAGGGCACGCCTAATTGCTGATGCACTTGCGGATGTCGCCCAACGCGTTAAGAAAAAGCACAAGGATGTCCTCTTCCTCGCCGAAGTTGCCTATCCTTTTAGTATCGACCACCCTGATGCGAATGTCTTTCGCTGGAACAATGCAAACCTAGCTCGAATTGTGAATTTCGCCGACATTGTCATGATTCGCACTGTCGGAAATATGTCGTCTGGTGCGGTGAAAAAAGAACAAGACCTCTTGATACTTGACGGAAAGAAACTAATACTTGCTTACAGATTCTTCGGAGATTCAACCCCTGAAAGAGCGGCAGCATTTGCAGTCGACTGTGCTATATCAGCAAATGGCTTAGGTTATTACAATTGGAACGAGATGAGCGACAGCTCATCAGCAATCTATGACAAACCTGACCGCCAGGGATTTGCTCGGCTAATGAATTTTACCTATGATATGATATATGACCCCAGCCGGCGTGAAGCCGCTCCCTCAGCGCCGATTACTACTGACACGTCAACACCGCCCGATAACTCTGCCGAGCTGGCAACTGAGTCTGCTCCTGTGCCTGCAGAGCCTGCTAATCCTGACGCACCTTCCGAGACTGCTACGCCGCCTGAAGCGCCGGTTGCTCCCGCGCCTATAACGCCGCCGGCACCATAG